In Candidatus Manganitrophus morganii, the genomic window TACCGGTGTGGGTTATCGGTTTAATCTGATTACGGATTCTTCATGTCGGCGCCCGATCCATCCGGACCTCTGGGCGGGGGAAAAGGGTTAAATTCCGGATCGGCTTTTTCCTCCGGCGGATTTAAAAGAACGATCTCGACGCGGCGATTCTTTGCGCGTCCTTCTAACGTATCGTTGACGGCGATCGGCCGGAACTCGGCATACCCGGCGATCGAAAATCGATCGGGAGTCATCCCGTGTTCTGTTGTAAAGTAGCGGACAATCTGTGTCGCCCGGGTCGCGGAGAGCTCCCAATTCGAGGGATAAAACGGCGTTTTGATCGGAATATTGTCGGTGTGTCCTTCCACCAGGATCGCGTTCGGAGCGTCGATAATCAATCCGGCGATATGATCGAGCGTTTCCCTGAATTCGGGCAGAAGCTCCGATTGACCGGTTTCAAACGCGAGACTCTCACTGATTCGGATGACCACGCCCCGGCTGTCCCGAATCACTTTCATCCCCCCCGGATTCTCCTCCGTATTGATATTGGCCGTCAGCTTCTTGTAAAGCTGCAAGCCGATGTCGAACATTTCGGAGCCGGAGGCCTTCGAGCTGAGTCGAATATTCGAGGCGGAGTGCGCGATGATCGGGTGAAAGGCCGAATTGAGCGAGTCGGCGACCGCCCGGAATTTTCCTTCCCGCACGGAAGAGGTCGAATACATCACCACGAAAAAAGCGAAGAGCAATGTGATGAAATCGGCATAGGAGACCAACCATCGTTCCATGTTTTCATGCTCTTCATGTTTTTTCTTTTTCATTTCGGCTATCCCTTCTTTATTTTTTTCTTTTCCCCTTCGGTCAGAAATCCTTCCAGCTTCTCCTGGATCAGCCGGGGGTTCTCTCCGGCCGCGATCGACATCAACCCCTCGATAATCAGCTGACGCGTGATCCCTTCCATCTGTCCCCGCATCTTCAACTTCGAGGCAAGGGGCAGGAAGATCAGGTTGGCGGCAAGGACGCCGTACACCGTGGCGACGAAGGCGGTGGCGATCCCGCTCCCCAGCTTGCTCGGATCGGCCAGATTCTCCATAACGTGGATCAGCCCCAGAACCGCTCCGATGATCCCGAAGGTGGGACAGTATCCGCCGGCGGCGTCAAAGACCTTGGCCGCCATAACATGATGTTCTTCGCTGAACGATAGGTCGACTTCCAGGATCTCGCGGAGCAGCCTCGGCTCCGTCCCGTCCATTAAAAGCTGAAGTCCCTTTTTAAAGAAGGGATCTTTCACCTCTTTCACCTTCGGCTCCAGCGCAAGAATCCCCTGTTTTCGCACGATGTTCGCGTAATCGACCAGTTGCTTGATATAGCCCGCGGAATGGTCCGGCTGCGATTTGATCGTGCTGATTCCCAGCTTGATCCCTTCCAAGAATTTGGGGAGGGAATATTGGACCATCACCGCCCCGAGGGTTCCCCCCAACACGATGATCGCGGCCGTAAACTGCATGACCGACGAGAGGTGTCCTCCTTCGAGGTGTTGTCCGCCGATCAGCGCGGCCAGCCCGACAACCACCCCCATTATGGTCAAAATATCCATCGCGATCCGTTAAGGGCTTACAGCCCGTATTCCTTCAAAAGGTGATCGACGTCGGTTTGGCCCATTTTATCGGCGCCCGCGAACCGATTCCCCGTTTTCATCAAATTCGCATCCCGGTCGGTCTCTTTCGACGACGTCGGCGGACCGCTCTCCTTCCCCTTCACGTTGAGCGAGCTGTTCAGCCGTCTAATCCGCGACTGCACATTCGTCATATCGGAGGAGATCTTCTTCAGCCACTGGGCGGCGACATCCTGAAAGGAGAGCGCCGTCATCAAATCCATCAGCATTTTCTTTTCGTCCCGAAGGGTCGAACCGATCTCGTCGGCCTGGCGCTTCAGCGTGGGGCGTTGCAGCATCTCCGCCTGTGACTGGGTCTTAAGCGACTCCCACTTGTTCGCGAGCGCGTCATGACTCTCGATCACCTTTTCCACAATTCCCAAAACCCGATGAACCTCTTCTTCGGTAAACCGCGTCACGCCGTGGATCTGATCGGTTCCGTAGGGGATTTGGCTGGAGGCCGTCTCGATATCCGATTCAGCCGCCTGCAATTTCCTTGAAATCGCCTGGAGGTATTTCGCAAGCTTGCCGAGTTCATCGGAGAGCTTTTGATCGGCCTCCTTTTTGAGGTCCCCCTCGATGATCCCGCGCGCGGCCCGGATCAGGCCCCGGATATTATTGTCTTCTAACGAAGATTCATGGAAATCCATCCCGGTCATTCCTTTCATGATCATTACGTATCCGTTGAGCGAGCGAAGCCGCCGCCCGCCATGTCAACGATGGATTCCGTTTTCACGCGTGCTTAAAGACCTTGTCGATTTTTTCTTTCATCGTCTCGGGAGTGAACGGCTTGAGGATATAGCTGTTCACCCCCGATCGGATCGCCTCCAGGATATGATCCATTTCGGCTTCGGTCGTCACCATCAAGACCGGCAGCGCCGATAATTTTGGATCCTGCCGAATGGCCTTGAGAAGATCGAGGCCGCTCATGTTCGGCATGTTCCAATCGCTGACCACCAGATCAAACGGCGTATTGCGGACCATCTCCAAAGCCTTGTCGCCGTCTTCCGCCTCATCGGTGTTCGGATACCCCAACTGCTTGAGGGTATTTTTGATAATTCTTCTCATGGACGACATGTCGTCCACGACCAAGATCTTCATATTTGGATCAGGCATCTCTCGCTCCTCCGCTTGATATTCGTTCCCCTCCCGATTTGTCTTTCCGAAGATTCTCTCCCCTCTCTATCCCTTGGCGTCGTACGGGAGGCGGGGGAGAGGGGATTACGTCGTTTCTTCTATAATAGACTCCGCGATCAACTTCCATCCGAATCAGTCGATCGGTGATGCCAAGGGGTGTTTCTCCTCCCCCCAGAAAGAGGGCGCCGTTCGGGGTCAAAGACGCGGCCATCCCCTCCAGGACCTTCTTTTTCAAGGCGCTGTCGAAATAAATGAGAAGATTCCGACAGAAAATAATATCGAACGGCCCGAACGAAGAAAAATCGGTCAACAGATTAAGCCGTTTGAATTGGATCCAGCGCTTCAGCTCCGGCCGGACCTTCCACTCCGACTCGATTTGATCGAAAAAACGGGTCATGTATTGGG contains:
- a CDS encoding chemotaxis response regulator CheY, which translates into the protein MPDPNMKILVVDDMSSMRRIIKNTLKQLGYPNTDEAEDGDKALEMVRNTPFDLVVSDWNMPNMSGLDLLKAIRQDPKLSALPVLMVTTEAEMDHILEAIRSGVNSYILKPFTPETMKEKIDKVFKHA
- a CDS encoding OmpA family protein — protein: MKKKKHEEHENMERWLVSYADFITLLFAFFVVMYSTSSVREGKFRAVADSLNSAFHPIIAHSASNIRLSSKASGSEMFDIGLQLYKKLTANINTEENPGGMKVIRDSRGVVIRISESLAFETGQSELLPEFRETLDHIAGLIIDAPNAILVEGHTDNIPIKTPFYPSNWELSATRATQIVRYFTTEHGMTPDRFSIAGYAEFRPIAVNDTLEGRAKNRRVEIVLLNPPEEKADPEFNPFPPPRGPDGSGADMKNP
- a CDS encoding protein phosphatase CheZ; translated protein: MIMKGMTGMDFHESSLEDNNIRGLIRAARGIIEGDLKKEADQKLSDELGKLAKYLQAISRKLQAAESDIETASSQIPYGTDQIHGVTRFTEEEVHRVLGIVEKVIESHDALANKWESLKTQSQAEMLQRPTLKRQADEIGSTLRDEKKMLMDLMTALSFQDVAAQWLKKISSDMTNVQSRIRRLNSSLNVKGKESGPPTSSKETDRDANLMKTGNRFAGADKMGQTDVDHLLKEYGL
- a CDS encoding flagellar motor protein, with amino-acid sequence MDILTIMGVVVGLAALIGGQHLEGGHLSSVMQFTAAIIVLGGTLGAVMVQYSLPKFLEGIKLGISTIKSQPDHSAGYIKQLVDYANIVRKQGILALEPKVKEVKDPFFKKGLQLLMDGTEPRLLREILEVDLSFSEEHHVMAAKVFDAAGGYCPTFGIIGAVLGLIHVMENLADPSKLGSGIATAFVATVYGVLAANLIFLPLASKLKMRGQMEGITRQLIIEGLMSIAAGENPRLIQEKLEGFLTEGEKKKIKKG